The sequence below is a genomic window from Lolium perenne isolate Kyuss_39 chromosome 4, Kyuss_2.0, whole genome shotgun sequence.
gaagtaggggtcgaactctcgaacgtcgtggaggatattcatgaacaaacccttgctcatcctatatcggcgccgaaaattgtcggcatgtgttgcgtcatcaacgaagtagtcgttgtgcagcatggtatgcccctccatcctctcccggggcttcgacttctttctcCCCGACCTTGATCCTCTACggtgcggcctcttcctcttctccgcctcggcgtcaagcatgtcctggagggacgcgatgatcagcaaaatcTCTCGGATATCGTCGTTGAAGGCTTGCTTATCCTCCAGCAGTCGGACAAGCATCTCGTCGTCGCTATCCATGCCTGAAGAAAAATTAATATTTAAAATTGTGCCGCGACAGACGAAGTAACGAACatcggccaatcgcgcctacaTGGCAAGTCGCCGAACACCTTGTGTGCGTGGAGGTGGGGCGAATTTGACGCAGCGTTCCAGGACACGCTGGCGAAGCGGCGACGGCGAAATGTCCGGTGAGAGTGCCAGCCGCGACGACGGTGCAGACTCTCAGAAGAGATCAGTCGTTGAAACGGGcggcaaatccagcggcggcggaggggtgggGGGCGCGGGCGGGAAGGCACGACGAGAAATaaaaggcgcgaaccaacggtttatgcaaatagtcgctgaaaggtgggagcccgcctcgcttttcgttgtgtccggcgtgcccggagcatcccctgtggggcggggacgggctcggggcgctggACACCGTATCGGACCACGCCGGGCAAAAGGAGGTTTTCGAGGATGCGGCTGGAAACTTTTTTTATTCgatgcgccccaaatccctttggaggatgcttttggggacgcggctggagatgctcttagactcGTGGTGCTACGCAAGGTTTATGAAGAAGAATTCTTTTTATATATATGTTTCTTTTAGAATTGATAAAATTACCAGGAGATTAGATGGGGTTAACGAGACAAGGTTATAAGTATAGCATCTCCACTAACCGGGAATGGCACAATTTACACATAATTTATGAACAATATAAATCTAATAGTAACTTAAAATTTATGTAAAAATACATGGATATAATTTGTTCTAAGGAGAGTGGATTTGgtcaccgggtgtatacgtgagcacgtccTAGCTGCCGTTGTATCAACCTTGAGATTCATTTTTTGCTAACGGCAACCATACGGCGTTAATCCTTTCTCTCCCACGCTCCCTTCCCTTCGTACCCGATGCACCTTATCCCCTTGTTCTTTCTCTGAACCACACTTTTCTCTCGCCCCCTCTCGAGACCACCAAAAAAAGCCGCCAGCGAGACGGGAGGTCGACCGCCGCCAGCCACGCTCCGGGACGGGAGGTCGATCCTTCCTCCACGCCGGCCTGGAGCCCATCGCCGCCAAGCCTCAGGTCACCTCCACCTAATCCCCTGCTCGTGCTCgcgggcgaccatggtggcgaggAACTCGCTCTGCGGCTTGACGTCGAAGAGGGAGCCGAAGTAGACGAGCGCGAGGAGGTCCTGGACGGACGAATCTGCGGCGGGGGTCGGGGCCAGGGCGGCGGGGGCGGGGACGGTGGAGAGCTCCTCGGTGAGGGTGGCGGAGAGCGGGGCGCGGAGGCGGTCGAGCTCGTCGATGAGCGCGGCGACGATGGGCTTGGAGCGCAGCACCTCCTTCTGCTCCTGGTTGAGGGtcttgccggcggcggcggactcCTCCATCTGGGCGATGCGGTTCTGCTTAATCTGGTTTTGGTAAACTGACTTGTAATTTTGGACTTGCGGTTCTGCTTACCAATTTTGGACTCCTCCATCTGGGATTGCGGTTCTGCTTACCAATTTTGGACTTGTAATTTGTAGCTTAATCTGGTTTTGGTAAACTGACTATATGCATGATTGTATTTGTTGGCTAATTACCAGCGGGAACCAATAAAATTCAATACAGTTCCTGAATTTTGGAAACGCTCCCGGAGTTTCTCGTCTGCGGAGCGCATGATCTTACATCAATCCGTATTAGTGTACTATTTTATTTTTCAAGATTGTTCAGTCCGGATCAGTAGTACTTActtttttctttattgaaaaaaaCAGCAGTACTTACGAAGGCACACGGAGCTCGATTTATTTTCTAGCTAGTTATCATCTAACGGCAAACCTAACACCGTTGGACACGTGTCAGTCTCtcaccgcgtgctcacgtatacacccggtcaccaggcttcatccgttGTTCTAAGtatcatgatatccaacaaactcTTTAGGTAGTTACATACTATCTCCATCCCAAAGTTTAaggtttatattatttttagaaagtcaaactatgttaagtttgactaatttcttactaaaaattattaacatgcaaaatacaaaatcaatatcattagataaataatgaaatatattttcatatggtatctaAAAAATATTTTTAATATATTTGCAATGTAATGATCGAATTCCTAAAGTTTACGGACTAAATTTTCATGTTAGAATTAAATGTACACACTAGTTTCCATAAAAGTACATCAACAGCTTGAATTAGAGACATTGAAAATCTATGATCTCGGCATTGCATGTATTGAATCCCGCTTTTGTAGGCATGAGTATCAACATTTTTTAGCTTGAGCATATTTTTGAGGGAGGCAAATGGGATGAGATGGAAAAAAAACACCAACGTTTCTGGACAAAATGGCAAATTTCCAAGGTAGTTTTGTAAAATGTTCATGGGGGTTAAGGGGAGAGATCCACTGTCCTATAGACTTAGGGCTTCTCCAAccctgcgacccaaacggacgcgttgggtcgtccgttttgggccgtttataGCCGCACGGACACGTGGTCGGAAccccgcgtccgtttgcgtcgcgcgctgcgcccaacgcggcagATTTGAGTCGAATTGCCGTATAGTAGCTATTTGCCTCTAAATTCACTATAAAAGCATAATAAACtattaaaaaatatataaaatagttcaaattctCAAAAATTGTTACATAAGTTTATTGTCCACGTATTCAATGACAAAGTATTATTCAAATAAAATGTAAAAACGATACAAATGCTCTAGGCTTCGGGATTTCCTTCATCTTTGTTGTTTGAAGCATTGTTGCCTACATGCTGCCACATGTGCTCGACCAAATCAGCCTCAagctggttgtgtacagctagatcCCGAATTTCATGGTTCGCATGGAGGATGTCCTGGAATGATGCCGGATCAccttgaggagtaaccaactcttTCTGACCATCTCACTCATTATCAAAGAGTGAATCATCTcgctctacctcaacaatcatgttatgcatgattacacaagcgGTCAACACATCCCACATAGTTTGCACACTccaggctctggcagggtgtctgacgatagcccaacgagcttggaggatgtcaaacgcccgctcgacatctttccggaTTGCCTCATGCTCTTTGGAAAACCTTGCCTCCTACTCTGAGTTGGGTtttcggattgtcttcacgagtgtagcccaaggtggatagataccatcagacaggtagtaccccttggtgtagtggtggccattgatctcaaaatccacatcaggagactgaccgtacgctagcctatcaaacCCCGGAGAGCGCtgcgagccagccattccgaagaatgagtgccaaatccatgtgtcatgtgaagcaacagcttcaagaatCATTGTGCACCCCTCACAATGGCCGTTGTATGCCCCCTACCAACCAAAGggacagttcttccactcccagtgcatgcagtctatgatgccaagcatcccaggaaaccccctGGAAGCGTTGATTGACAACAGACGAGTTGTGTCCTCTGCAGTAGGTTGTCGGAGATACTGTTCTCCGAACGAACCGATCACTGCTCTGCAGAACCCCCTGGAAGCGTTGATTGACAACAGCGTCGGCGACGAcgtcctccgactctgctacgaCGCCGCGAAAGCAGCGCGGGGCCACGACCTATGCTTCCGCCCCGCTTGCCGGCGTCGACACCGCTCCCAAATCCAAGGTTACGATGGAGCAAGCAACATGCGCGGTGAGTTGAATGGTTTAGAAGCTTTGATCCTTGGGGTGGCGGCGGAGCGGTGGGAGATGTGTGCAAGGGGattgtgttttgggagacagacaggcggaccaggggcggacaaggggaggacgcgagcggccAGCAATCGGCGTCCGCGGCCACCCAAACTcatcccagatttgggccgggtttgggtcatcCCGGACGCCACGGCCATCCGTTTTTGGGATGGGTCCGCGCAGTGGGCCGTGTTTTTGTCCGGTTGGACCCATCCAGACGCGCAGGCGCGGGATGGGTcaccgcgttggagatgcccttagctctGCCACTGTTGACACCAATGGACCCTTGTCGCCCTAAGTCCACCCATGGTACAGATCAAAATAAAACTCGACAATAGCAATTAGATCATCACATGAGTGCCCAACGTGTTTCCTTCTTCTTTCTCGCTCTTCTTTCTTGTGCCGCCTTCTATGTATCTCTTTCTCTCGCCATCTCTTCCCTAGCGCCTTCTCCTTAATTGTACCTCTTGTTTATTTCCTCTTTGATCTCCTACTATTTATATTCAATAGATTCGTCCCCGCGCATCAAGTTGGAGGCAGACCCTCCTCGATTAGGGTTCTCGGAAGCTTCGTCCTTGCAGGTCAGCTCCCCACATCCCCTCCCTCttgctttttattttcatgttctccttcc
It includes:
- the LOC127347371 gene encoding uncharacterized protein, producing MEESAAAGKTLNQEQKEVLRSKPIVAALIDELDRLRAPLSATLTEELSTVPAPAALAPTPAADSSVQDLLALVYFGSLFDVKPQSEFLATMVAREHEQGIRWR